The Alistipes megaguti sequence TTTGCACTTGCCGTTAAAAAGCATTTGCCCCAAATTCATGTTATTCGTTTACGGTTACATCAATATCGTCTATAGCAACGTAAGCAGGAGTGTTCAATCCGTATGCGCTTGAATCGCTTCCTTCGAAATTGATAGCTACAGTACATACGCTGTCACCTAAACCGCTTAAATCCACTTGATTCCATCCGGTACGGATTTTATTGGTCAAACCTGATTCTGCATCTTTACTGGAATCGAAGTTTGCCAAATAGTATTCTACTTCCTTACCTGTAGGTTTACCCGTCGCATCCAACGCAACAAATACCACCTTAAACCATCCTTTTTGTGCCGACAAAGAGCCTTGTGTAAACGAGTTGCCATCCTTCATGACTAAGTAGGTATAAGTCGTATTACAAACCCATACGCTGTTGAATTTACCATATTTCGGTGTACCCTTGACAGGAGTGTTTGTGGTAACGACTCTGTAGCCGGTTGCATCGGTCAGGTAAATCTTCGCACATTTGTCATAGGTTGCTTGTGAATCATTGTATGAATCGCTATAACCGAAAGCTACAGCAAAATTTTTACCGCTATGACCGCCGTTGGGCCAGTACACGCTACATTGGTTTTGATAATCCCCCTGTGTCAGATTATGGAAATTAGAGATGGCAAAACCACCATTCCAAAATTCATATTCCCAAGGCTGTCCGCTTACCCATTCTTGTTCCAAATAGTTAATCGGGAACTGAATGTACGTACCGGTTTGCCCGATTTGAGTGATGTAGCCGGTCGTTACCTGCTTGCCGTTGGCCGTGGCAGAATAGAGATTGTTTCCATACTGGTCAGAAGCCATTACGCTGGAAGGTACGTTATCAAAATCGATAAGCGCATTGGTAGAACTTATCGCGCGGGTTTGAATCGCACTCTCCTCATACGGAGCAAGGAAGTCATCGTCGGATGAACATCCCGTGAACACTGCGGCGGCCATTGCTACAACAGCCATTGCCAAGAATCTAAAATTCTTTTTCATAACTTAATTATTAAAAGTTAAACAAAAAGTTTAAACACACATTCGTTTTTATTGCGACAGATTTGCAACGAATGAGAAATCGGTTATCAAAAAGAATATAGGTGCCTGTGGACGAGCCTCTGTTCATTTTAATCTAATGCCAATTATCCCGTGGTCACTAAATCTATCTCATCAAGCAGGTCTTCTGGCTCATCCCGCTTATCGCGCCTTCCCAGCTTTCACCAGTGGCAAAGAGTGCGATAAACTTTAATAGGACTTACAGCTGCGAGTACAGCTCCGGATTTTCACCGGGATTCCCTTTTAATTCCGTTCGACGCTTCGATTGGAAACTTGACTGGTGCAAAGTTAATGGTTATTTTTTAATCTTGTTTCTTTTTCTGTGATTTTTATTTCAAGAAAGGATTATTTTATGGCGCGAATTGTATTTTCATGTTAATCAAGCATTTATAACAACCACGAATAGTCTTTTCCCCTTATGAATAATAGCGTTTCTCAATTATGGTCTCTTTTCATCTCACGTCGGCAATTCTCTTCGGAGAGATTTTATATGCAAAGGTACAGCGTGCGTCTGGTCGTCAAGTATCGCTTTCACTAACGGTTCCCGGATATTCTTCACGGCAGCCTTCCACAAATCGAAGATTGACTTTCACTCCCCACCTCGTTGCAGGGCATAGTCGGACGAGCCTGACTGTGCTCTTACATTGGGCGGTTGGGTATTCCGTTTCATCCCGTACACTGTTTACTTGCCTTATCCGTCCTTTTCCCGCTGTCAGTCCTGCATAAAAATCATTCCCCGACGAGAAGCCAAAAGAGTTTCAAGAAAAGGAAAAAAAGAAAATATTTGACAATCTAAAATTTACAATTATGCACAGCAGGATTTTTCAAATTTCAACGGAGCCGATAGACAAAGAAAACTATCTGAATGAGGACACACTCCAGCAAGGAGACGGGAGCTTCTATGACTATTGTTCAGAAATAGACGAGGAAGACCGTAAAGAGGATATTGCCAATTTGGTCAATCATGCCTTGCCCAAAGGAATGTTCGAGCTTATATCCGATGACACCATGCGCTATAATGGTGGAATAGAGCAATGGAAAGAGGAGTATGTCGCCAATATCAAAAAAAGAGCGAATGCTCTTACGGCAGATAATATGTTGGAATGGGGTTCGACCTATTATCTCAAACAGGCAGTGGAAAATCCGTTGGATGTCGCCTATCATTTCTATTTGGATGGCGATGGCTGCAGTCTTTTGCCGAACAGTCCTTTACGTTTATGGAGTTTGTTTGTAGGCTTGAACCGGGAACGATACTCTACATCGGAGGAGTTGTTGATTACCACTTCTGATGTTTGTCCGAAACATTGGCAACCACCCGCCTCAAAAGTGGGTGGTTGCTCTCTTTTTTGCACAGGCTCCCCGGTTACTTTTATAAATATGCTCTGCAGAGCTTCCGCCACCGGTTTCACAGCCGGTATATTCCTGTTTTAAGGGTATAATCCCTTCACAGCCCCGACATACGCCGCAGGTCTGTTTTCGTGTGCAAAGGTACGGTGGACGAACATTGCCCAAGTACCGCTATCGCTACCTGAAATAAAATTTGACGACAACTTTCCGTAATCGGAGATGACGGTATTTCATAAAATTTCATTGCAGGTTCCTTGCTCATCGTTCTTGCATCCCCCCGTTTGTGACGCACATGAAAACAACCCCTTTGGGCGAAGTCAAAAGGCTTCAAGAAAAGGGAAATAAAAAAAACAATAAATCAAAAGACAATGAGCAAGTACGATTTCATCAAGCAAGGCAACCTCCTTTTTTGGCACACTGCCGATAATGATATAGAATGTCGAATTATCTCAACTCCCGAAAAAGTGGATAGTGACAGCATCATCTTAATCTCAACAAGCTCTTCCGAGACAGAGGTTTTGGCATCGGAGTTATTACCTATTGGCTCATCAAGAAGCCACAAAGAGGAGTTTATGCGCTGGAAGAAAGAGCGTGAAGCCGAGGGCATGGAGTTTTTCAGCCGGTTGTCCGAAGTCATGGAAACAGACAGTGATTTGGCTGTAGGCGATATGGTGGCGTTTACAAACGACTACGGGGTGGTATTTGGCCCCAAAGAAGTATTAGCTTTCAGAAAACCTTGGAATGGCTATAGATGCGTATATATCGACAGTGATGCTTATTGGTTTCCAGACCGTCCCGAACAACTCACCATACTCAGCAAAGGAGGTACAGAATGACAACAAACGACATACTCAAACGACTTTGCGGCAATATTGCCGCAGGTCGTTTCAACTGGCGAAAATACTGCACGCCGCAATCTTACTTCGGTTGGGAGATTTGCGTTACCCCTCTGCATTGCTCTTACGGACAGATAGGCTACACCGTTCATTTCCCTTATACCAATATACCGGAAGTGGAATACGATTGGGAAATGGGCAAACTGACCATTGACGGCGAGAAATGGAAAAGTTATTTGCGGAACGAATAATAATAAATATCAATATGGCACAGAATTTTTATACCAAATGGCAGGACGCTATACTTGCAGATGCAGGAGACTATGTTTCAAAAGAGTACCGCAGTTTCCAGACAGCATTGGTGCGTGAGATTTCCAAATATGCCGCAGCCGTTGGTGCAAAGGTGGCTTCCAATTCAAAAGGGCATTATGACACCTCCTGCTTCATTGAGCGCAACGGCAAGTTCGTTTACATCAGCCACTCTTCCGGTCTGTCACGAATGGGCAGCGGCGTAAGAATTGAACTCGATTCGTTTCTGATACGGACAGCTCAAAATGGAAAGGACTACCGAGGGGGATGTAACCAGTATTGCGACATAGCAAATTTACAGTCTATGATAGACGGTTTGTTGGGGAAATAAACTGCAAAAAAGATGCGGAGCCAACCAGTTCCGCATCTTTTTCTTTCCATCCTTACCGGCGCATACCGCTGCCGTATTCTGCCTCTTGTAGTTCTGCCCGATACTCTTCCAGCTCGTTCAGCTTCTCGTTCACGGCTTGCAGATTGGCATCCAGCCCGACATTGTGGTCGTAAGGGAAACGATGCTGCGCGACCAGCCCGGCATTGGTGGGTTGCCCGACATCAAGCGTATCGGATTCCTTGTTATATTCGACATATAGCACTTCACCGTTCGGCATCTCGAAGGCCGGAATCTTTTGATACGCCAAAGCGGAGAACTGTTCCGCCGCCATCTCCCTGGCAACCCCTTTTATTGTATCTCCGGCGATATCGACACCGTAACGCCGGATATGGTCTCGGATTTCCTGCTCCGTGAATTTCAACATCACCTCGTAGGTTCCCCCGACACTCCCGTTGTACACGACAGCGAAATTCTCATCCTCGGCAATAAGGCTGTCACCCTTGTTGTTCGTGGCCGATAAATAAGTATGCTGTTCGTTGATGCCATTGCCGTCGTAATACTCCTTGGCAAGCGTCAGCAATCCCTCGTAATCGCCTTTCTCCCGAAGTTCGTCAAGCTGCCTCGTGTCATCCGAAAATTGGAGATACGCAACAGAAGAATAAAATGTATTCTCCTTTGCTGCCGCTCCGTTTTCCTGCTTCTCGCCGACATTTTGTTCCAGTTCTTGCGCTATCTTATCCACCTTCTGGGTAATCATCGAGGTTGCCCTTTTCACGTCCAGAAGCGTTGTCTTGATGAACTGTGGCGATTCCTTCAGCTCATCAAGCCAACCTTTAAGATACGCGCAACTGTCCTCCTTGATATGCTTGGTCATGCCGTAACGCTGTGCGACCAGTGCGCTGCCTAACTCTGCCACCAGTTCCTCACGGGCATATTCAGGAGAACCGAAAGTAGTCGGCTTGAACCTGTCAAGTACGTTTTCCGCTCCGGTGGAGTGCGTCATCTCGTGGAACAGTGTCCCGTAGAACGATTCTCCCGATTTGAACTGCTCCTTTTCGGGTACGATGATTTCGTTCTTCGTGATGGAATAGTAGGCGTCATTCTGATATTTCGGCGTAATCGGACAAATCCAC is a genomic window containing:
- a CDS encoding DUF4465 domain-containing protein is translated as MKKNFRFLAMAVVAMAAAVFTGCSSDDDFLAPYEESAIQTRAISSTNALIDFDNVPSSVMASDQYGNNLYSATANGKQVTTGYITQIGQTGTYIQFPINYLEQEWVSGQPWEYEFWNGGFAISNFHNLTQGDYQNQCSVYWPNGGHSGKNFAVAFGYSDSYNDSQATYDKCAKIYLTDATGYRVVTTNTPVKGTPKYGKFNSVWVCNTTYTYLVMKDGNSFTQGSLSAQKGWFKVVFVALDATGKPTGKEVEYYLANFDSSKDAESGLTNKIRTGWNQVDLSGLGDSVCTVAINFEGSDSSAYGLNTPAYVAIDDIDVTVNE
- a CDS encoding zincin-like metallopeptidase domain-containing protein, with the protein product MAGYRKKNADGPNSEDKALDLFAEMMIEKIEGIQKDWKKPWFTEGTLQWPRNLHGREYNGMNAFMLLLHCEKEGYKIPRFCTFDCVQKLNKPGKDGEELPRVSVLRGEKSFPVMLTTFTCIHKETKEKIKYDDYKKLSDDEKEQYNVYPKMQVFRVFNVAQTNLQEARPELWQKLERENSRPAIEEGEHFSFAPVDTMIRDNLWICPITPKYQNDAYYSITKNEIIVPEKEQFKSGESFYGTLFHEMTHSTGAENVLDRFKPTTFGSPEYAREELVAELGSALVAQRYGMTKHIKEDSCAYLKGWLDELKESPQFIKTTLLDVKRATSMITQKVDKIAQELEQNVGEKQENGAAAKENTFYSSVAYLQFSDDTRQLDELREKGDYEGLLTLAKEYYDGNGINEQHTYLSATNNKGDSLIAEDENFAVVYNGSVGGTYEVMLKFTEQEIRDHIRRYGVDIAGDTIKGVAREMAAEQFSALAYQKIPAFEMPNGEVLYVEYNKESDTLDVGQPTNAGLVAQHRFPYDHNVGLDANLQAVNEKLNELEEYRAELQEAEYGSGMRR